The Humulus lupulus chromosome 4, drHumLupu1.1, whole genome shotgun sequence genome has a window encoding:
- the LOC133831074 gene encoding protein MOR1-like, with translation MVWDICHLQKNRWSLQLVHKDYVPILMECLNDGTPDVRDAAFSALAAIAKLVGMRPLERSLEKLDDVRRKKLSEMISGSEGGTSTNTSSAVQASGATASSHENDP, from the exons ATGGTCTGGGACATCTGCCATTTACAGAAAAACAGGTGGTCACTCCAACTG GTGCACAAGGACTATGTGCCTATCCTTATGGAG TGCCTCAATGATGGGACTCCAGATGTGAGGGATGCAGCCTTTTCAGCTTTGGCAGCGATAGCTAAG TTGGTTGGTATGAGACCCTTGGAGCGGTCACTTGAGAAACTTGATGATGTTAGAAGAAAGAAGCTTTCTGAAATGATTTCAGGTTCTGAAGGTGGCACATCCACCAATACAAGCTCAG CAGTCCAAGCTTCTGGTGCAACCGCATCCTCTCATGAG aatGATCCTTGA